AGATGACACTGAGTCACATTTGTCCTCAATCTCTGGAGCCTTCAGCCAACGCTTCCTCTAACCCGAATGTGAGTAAATCTTCCTGGAACCGATGGGGGCAGGGAGGGAACAGCACTGAATGTCTGACCTGGAAAAACCTAAACAGATGCTTTGTGGACAAATCATATTGTGATCTCATTTCCTGAACTGAAGCCAAATCTTGAGTGTTGAGAACAACAGGACTTCTGACCAAGGCTGAGGCCTCGACTGGAAGAAAAGAGTATGTAAGAGCAGGCAGAGATGTGTTACAGCAAGATCGATCCTCCCGTTTCCTAATGAAATGAGGGACAATCAGTCCAACAAGGTATTTTATGAATGTGCTGCTCaatattaaaattcaaagtTTGGTAGAGCAAGAGCAGCACCAAGCTCACATGACCTGTGGACCCTCAGAGACACCGCACCCCAAATGAAGGAACCAAGCAAGACCGATCCTGCagggaaagaaacaaagagaccAAAAGAAGTATTTTGGTGGAAACACAGGGACTGATTGAAACAGATAGACATTTCAGGAGGATATTCATTTTAACGACATTAATCTTTCTCATCAAGTAGAGGGGCAGATTCTTCCACCTCTCACAGTCAGATTTTCCTTGGGTTTGGAGTGAAGTTGGCAGAGAAAAGACCAGAAAAAGCACAAGTCATATGAATCCCGAGATATTTAAAGGGGGAGGGTCCTCAAAAGGCAGATCAGCCTGCTGGAGCAGGGAACCAGCTGACTTCTATTAAGATTTAGCTTCTATCCTGAAAATGAACAACATTTATCCAAAATGGACACCTGGAAGAGAAGCTACTGATACTGCTACATAGAGCAACAAGTCATCTGCGTATAGAGATAACCGGTAGTCGAGGCCATCATGGATAATGAGTCAGAGCACCTGACGGAGACGGCCAGTGgagacagctgcaggtggaggcagtggggAGAGAGCCAGGGCATGCTGGGTAGggttctgcaggaacagggctggAGAACCCTGTTCTAAAAACTCTACGTCACCTGCTTCTGAACTGCTACGTCATTTACTACGTCCACTTCCCAACAGACACCTCCATGAGGGTGAGAGACGACATTGTTGGCCCCTACTCCAACCGCCTGTACGCCTATGAACCAAAAGATATGAAACACTGTAAGTGCtccagctaacacacacacacacacacacacacacacacacacacacacacacactgagagcctcctcctcttcctcagtgctGGACAACATGAACAAGGCCAAGAAGCTCCTTAAATTCTCAGCTATGAGCCACAGAAccacacccacctccacccactcccTCCCCGAGTCCACAGCTGCTGAAGTCTGAgctgtgagcaggaggaggcgccctccacccacctccaccttcagtTTGCTGTCACCAGTTTACATGTGAAAAGACTTTCACTTGAAGGGTTCCTCTGTCTCCTGACGTGTCCATCCTCAACTCCACCCTGATTTCCACCCTGGTATCTTTACTGCTCATCCTTTGGAATAAAAACTGATGTGTTCAACCAACAGCTGGTGTTTTTGGCCCTTTAAGTGATTTGCACCCAGCACAATGAAATATAGGGTCAACTTAGCAAAAACTTTGTGTCATATATTACAAATATTACAACCTACCATGGAATGaaagatataaaataaaaaattgcacACCATGGCCATCATCAATGATCCTCGTTCTGTTGCCTTCTCCAGTTGTTGTGGAGTGCTGTGTAAATATcgccacagtaaaaaaaaaagtaaaaaaaaaaaaaaaaaacagaccaacacaaaaacactaattaaaaaaaggactgaaaacaGTGAGTAGAAACTTAGTAGAAAGACCAAAATCGAAGAAAAAGGTCACTTGGTGGCCATCTTGGATTCCATCCCGAACAACCACTTTTGCATGAAAACCAAGACTTGAGTTCAGCTCCCTAAAGTTCGGCAGTCTACGTCCATCAGAATATGGCGGGCCATACTTCACTTTCAGCTCAGCTGATTAGTCCAAGATTCATGataagaagatgaagaaaactggTCATCTGGAGCCATGAAATGACCAATCAGTGTGGGAGGATTATGGCAGGAAACCACATGTGGTGGTCATTTTGGACACCATCTTCACTTTAGGTGGTTTTCttaatcttaaaggaatactccgaagattttggacccacgccctgtcccgattatttacacagtgagataagctcataaatacctttattgtgtccgttcgtccagccgcgggctcccagctgttagcatcgtagttagcttagctcaactacggcaggtgaagaggaaacagagccggactgacgaaagtagACACagtcctccttccagtggtccaggggacggcgtattagcacgtgaagtaaatccgaacggttataaaacattttaaagacgtttttttttttcgttttcagtccgttaaaatagcattttgatacacacagacctgcgcatgtgcagtgctccgcggaaggatataccggagcacagcagtagaagcacagactcagccgctgtgcgccggtatatccttccgccgGAGCACTATGCAAAAGTCATTATATTGAATAACCCTAAATTAGTAAATATAAACTTTTCCGGCTCACCTTTTTCCCATCAAGATCCATCAAGACTTTTTGCACAAACTCAAAGGTTCATTCCAATTTCTTTGGATAGTTTTTGAGCGTGCATATGAGCCCAAAGATCATGGTCCATCCTTCCTTTGGAAATCTGCCTGCAGTGTATTTTtacagcagtagtagtagcagcagtggTAAGTGCTATGGTGAAATGCAGTAGAAAAAAGTAGAATATCTTTGACCATTGTCGTAGCAGCAGATTAAAGTTAGTCCAAGCAGTAATGTCCTCAAACAGCATTACTTTGCGGTTGGTTTGACATGAACTGTCTAGGATCATGCTCTAACTGTCCACTTGAGGGCACCAGAGTACCTGGATATCTGTGAATGGGCTTTTCATCAGTGGGGTACATGCTTTTTGAGTTCACAAGCCTCAGCTTTACAGTCATACTCAGTTTattactcattaaaaaaaagcctgatttgGACTGGAAACTGTATGAAGCTAAAATAAGTTGGCTATGACTGTAAACTTGATACTTGTGGTTTGAATTATTCatgtcattaattaaattagtttGACATGAAAGGCAAAGAATGTGCCGAGGGGATTGCAGATTGAGTGACTGATTAACAGCAGATTCACAGTTTAGCTGTCACAAATGTGGCACTTCAATTGTGAAtcatgcagatgatgttgaaaatgagttttcacaGTCTTTACATTTCCACATACATGACTAACTGGTGAATcatgaaatagaaaagaaaaacagatatcTTGGCCCTGTGAACTATGCCTAGTATGTATTGAACTAAAGGTCATTCAGACATTGAAAGACAAATCGTATTTTTTTAGTATAAACAAATGACTCTCCATGGTGAGCAAGTCTGGAAGCTTTCTGGATGTTATACTgcgagaaaaaaatcaaacttagGTTAACCTTAGATGAAGTTGGTGCTTAAATATATTTACTGAATttccattaataaaaaaaaaaaaaagaaaaaaagaaaacgaaagaaaagacaagaaacaaaGTGGTAAATGCATTGTCTTGCACAGATGGTTGGAATAGGTGGTTGTCTGCTATTGGTCCAAAAAGCCCACCTTGCAGTAATTTATAGTGTCACCTGGGACAGTAGACACATTTAGTGGCATGGGTGCAGCCAAAAGGGCAGAAAGGTTTACCGGTTTACTAGAAAGTCTTTCCATGCTAACCCATAAGCGACATTTCACCACAGAGGTACAGTTCTTCCAGAACATCATGCAGTGCAAATTTGTAGCAGCTATACTACTTTCGAAAGTCTGCCAGAGCCAAGCCCCCattttgtttagtgtttttgcaaaaaatccCTGCGCAGACGAGGATTTTTACCACTCCAGATAAACCAGGATAATATTTAATTATGTAATTATGTAATTATATGAGGAATAGTAGACTCAGCTTTTGGCACATATAAGAGAAGGTCGTCGGCATACAAAGACAACTTGTGTTCTGTATTGCCCCTGAGAAAGCCTGTGATAGCACGATTGGATCTTATGGCTATCACAAGTGGCTCGATAGCTAAGACGGATAGCAGTGGACTGAGGGGACTGCCTTGTCTCGTCCCACAGGCCAAATCAAAAGGTGCAGAGTAGAGATTGTTGGTCAGGACTACAGCGGAAGGGCAAGAATACAGCAACCGGATCCAAGCAATGAAAGACGCcccaaacccaaatttgaccAGGGTTTGAAAAAGGAATGTCCATTTGACTCGTCGAATGCTTTCTCTGCATCCATAGAGTGAATGCATTCTGAGGTGGACCGGGAAGGATATTGAAAAGGAGTGGTCTCTGTTTTACAAAACCTGTTTGGTCTGGGGATATAATACAAGGTAGAATCTCttcaagacagagagagagaatcttCATCAGAATTTTATAGTCCGAATTCAGTCACGAGATCGGCCGGTATGAGGCACAGTCTAATGGGTCCTTCCCTTTTTTTAACAGAAGCGTGATGCATGCTTGGTTGagagtgggaggaagccggCCAGATGTATAGGATTCGACATACAGTTTGGTCAAGATCGGAGATAGTTGTTCACTAAAGGTATTCGTTAgtaaagtttcagtttttaacagtttgatgGCATAGCAGGCTTCTCTTTGTGTTATTGGTTTGTCCAAAGAAGCAATCTGCTCTAAAGTAAGTGAGGGGAGGGCCAAATCATGAAAAACGGGTCAAAAGCTGTTTTTACAAATCTGGGGATGGGTTCTGAGCATTTCAGGTGTCAATCTGTGATATTTGTTTGTCGAGTTTCTCTTGTTGTTCCTTTGAAATTTTTCTTCTGTAGGCCGCGTATGATCAAATCTGTCCTCTACTTTAGCTTAAGTTGTGCCCTCTACAATACAGACACTTTCAGACAACAGCTATATTtcttaaatgaatgaatgaatgaattatgcctGAGACCGTCCTCCCCTGGGCGTCTTTTGTggcggcggtcttcttaatcctccagagtaTCAGGCCgcagcacaagccaatcagcCGCAGGCCAGCCATTGTAAAcacttcctctgtcctccacggACAGGGctgccaggcatgtgacccccGTCCACTGtccccgggcgtccatcacatacccagcatgccgagtcccgaCCGGACAGGCAGGATGTCTGCAGCAGGACAGGAACCTGTTCTCCCGATGCAAGACATCTGGGTGAGTCAGCACGATGGAGGggttggaggaggagagggaggggcgctCCACCTGCCAGGAGCTTTAAAGcagaggcggagcagcaggagacgcaGCAGGACTCCCGTCCTCTcccgtcctctcctgtcctccacgtCTGAGCAGCAGGTAAGCAGAGAAGACCTCGTGCTGCTGTTGTGCTTCTGGAAGGGCTCATTTTTAGGAATCTGTGGCCtcagttttcattatttcattatcaGACAAACTGCATGAAAGCACCAAGAATGAAGTTTCTGTAAAAATCTGCAGGAGTCAGTGGCAGGAGTTGGTTGTCTGAGGTTCTCTGAGGTCTTTTATTACATGATATGAAACCAAGAACTTTGACTGCAGCTGAATGTGGATGTTCTGAAACCCGAGAGTTCAGGAAGGCTGGTCCTCaacaggacctgctgctgtggaaccgcTGGGTCCTCAGTGTGGACCCGCGGGATTCAGggtttcagtctcagtgttctccagggttctcagCTCCAGTCTTAGTGTTCTGCTGTGTCTCCAGCGTCTTCACCATGCTGCTGTTTCCAGAActctgaccctgctggtccagatGTTCCCTCAGGTCTGTTCTTGTTCCAGGAAGCTGAAAGATGACCAGAGCAGCCgcgtccctggtcctggtcctggtggccTTGTCCTCCACCTTTACTAAATATGTCCCCAAATCTGGCCAGAGGATCCCTCAGTCGCTGTCTCGAGGTTTGTGGTGACGGAGTTGTAATGGGAGCATTGGGGTAGGAACCATATGATGGTGAAAACTTGGTGGGACACTTTCAGGGGACGAACACATGTAAATGTATGGGCAGAGCAGCAGTGTTATTAAAGAGCCTGTAAAGAGCATACGTGTCTCCGGGATGTCTCTTACAGCAGCTAGACTTAACAGTACAGGAGTAGCTTCAGTAGTGTCCTGGTTTGAACCCCAGCTGCTCCTGTGTCTTGCAGGTTGGGGCGACCAGCTGAACTGGGCTCAGACGTACGAGGAGGCTCTGTCCTTGTCTCGGTCCACGTGAGGAAGCACCTTGGTTCTAAGGGGAACGGTTCCATGAGGGGTGGGTGTGAAACAACTGTCTGGTCTGTGTTCCAGGAACAAGCCTCTGATGGTCCTGTTCCACCTGGAGGACTGTTCTCAATGCGATGGTGAGCCGGCCCAGCTGTACCCCCCACCAGCCCCAGCACGTCCTGCTGCTCCCCCCCCTGCTCTGCTTCACCCTAACGCTCCGTCTGTCCTGCAGCACTCAAGCGGGCCTTGGCTCACGACGATGAGATCCAGAGGATCCTGGACGAGGACTTTGTGGTCCTCAATGTGATTGTAGGCTGCAGGGCTGGTGGGGGAGGGCTCTGACACTGCAATGAGACATCCTgcattacgtgtgtgtgtgtgtgtgtgtgtgtgtgtgtgtgtgtgtgtgtgtgtgtgtgtgtgtgtgctctcctccCCTGCAGCAGGAAACCGTAGATCAAAACATGTCCCCTGATGGAAAGTACGTCCCCAGGATCGTCTTTGTGGGTAAGACCTGGTGTCTGTGGAGTCAGGGGACTGACCCGACTGGATCCGACCTGTTTAAACCAGATCAGCAGCTTGGTGCAGTCTGGAACAGGGGTCTCTCAGCAGAATGATGTGGCGTTTGGAGATTCAAGAAGTAAAACCAAGAATTTCTTTTTGGACCAAGTTCAGTTCTGTGGAACTCACAGGAGTTCCGGACACGGCTGTAGAATTATTCCCACGATGTTAAAATAACTTCACCAATAATTATGAAGGTGtggacaaaagacaaacaactcAGATGACACTGAGTCACGTTTGTCCTCAATCTCTGGAGCCGTCAGCCAACAGTTCCTCTGACCCTAATGTGAGTAAATCTTCCTAGAACCGATGGGGGCAGGGAGGGAACAGCGCTGAATGTCTGACCTGGAAGAACCTAAACAGATGCTTTGTGGACCAATCATATTGTGTTGTCATTTCCTGAACTGAAGCCAGATCCTGAGAGTGTTGAGAACAACAGGACTTCTGATGAAGGCTGAGGCCTCGACTGGAAGAGAAGAGTATGTAAGAGCAGTGTTACCTCCCCCTTAAAGGTGTTAAAAATGGTCAAGCTAGGAGCTGGGGAAAAGCAACAATTTATGCACAGGGTTACTGGGCTGATGGAAATTAGGCTTACAACGGTGTGCAGGCAAAACAAGGTACAACACAAAAGAACTCAGGTGACCTTTTCCTTTATATAACCAAAGATAAATCAAATAGAAACAGTGTGACAAACAATTTTACAAGTTatcacagaaatgaaaacacaacccGCAGGGGTTAAACAAAAAActagcaaaaagcaaaaatggagGAGAGCGAACAGAGGGTAGGAGGACGTTAGGAGAAGGGCTCTGTGGGCGGtgccactaaacacacacaaaccctaaTCTTCCCCTAAACCTCGACCCTGTGACCCCTCTACCTTAAACTACCTTAAACCAGTGACTAACCCAAACTAAGCCTCACCTGACCTGTCTGCTACAAAGGGTCGTGGCAGCCGCCCACGTTTACCTAATGTGTATATACGGAAAGTTACCTACGTGCTGAatgtagaccccggggtgtcttacctggagcccttctccaaggAAAAAGACAATACAGAAAACGGGGGACACTACAAAACACACTAGGTGGGGACAGGTAGGTTTAACAAAAACAGGCCCTCAAACAGTAGTCTGGCTGAGGAGGGAACAAACAAGAAGtctcaaaacttcagacaaggCGTCAAAATGCTCCCCAAAACAACAAGcaatctctccctctcactcacacaccaacacaacacagGGTGCAAAGCAATATATCggggcaggactggaggatGGTTGGATGATTGGATGATGGGATGATtggagacaggtgtccaggatgaCTGCTGGCTGGATAGGTGAGGTCATGGATGAAGGGCTGGAGAAAGGAAGCAAAAATGCCACGACTGGACACCTGAGCCAGACAAACACGATCAAACCCTGACACAAAAAGGCAGCAGCCGTCACAAGCCTGCAGAGACGAGTTACAGCAAGATCGATCCTCTTGGAGAACCCTGTTCTAGAAACTCTACATCACCTGCTTCTGCACTGCTACGTCATTTACTACGTCCACTTCCCAACAGACCCCTCCATGACGGTGAGAGACGACATCATTGGACGCTACTCCAACCGCCTATACGGCTATGAAGCAGCTGATATGAATGTCTGTAAGTGCtccagctaacacacacacacacacacacacacacacacacacacacacacacacacacacacacacacacacacactgagagcctcctcctcttcctcagtgctGGACAACATGAAGAAGGCCAAGAAGGTCCTCAAATTCTCACCTTTGAGCCACAGAAccacacccacctccacccactccctccccgagtccactgctgctgaagtctgagctgtgagcaggaggaggcgccctccacccacctccaccttcagtTTG
The window above is part of the Salarias fasciatus chromosome 23, fSalaFa1.1, whole genome shotgun sequence genome. Proteins encoded here:
- the LOC115381953 gene encoding anterior gradient protein 2 homolog, whose translation is MTRAAASLVLVLVALSSTFTKYVPKSGQRIPQSLSRGWGDQLNWAQTYEEALSLSRSTNKPLMVLFHLEDCSQCDALKRALAHDDEIQRILDEDFVVLNVIQETVDQNMSPDGKYVPRIVFVDPSMTVRDDIIGRYSNRLYGYEAADMNVLLDNMKKAKKVLKFSPLNFEKLLKE